Genomic segment of Engystomops pustulosus unplaced genomic scaffold, aEngPut4.maternal MAT_SCAFFOLD_395, whole genome shotgun sequence:
TGTACAGATGGGGGGGCCTGCTCTCTATATAACACATGAGCTCATCCTATGGGGGTCTCACCTGTCCTGTACAGATGGGGGGGCCTGCTCTCTATATAACACATGAGCTCATCCTATGGGGGTCTCACCTGTCCTgtacagatgggggggggggggctgctctctATATAACACATGAGCTCGTCTATGGGGGTCTCACCTGTCCTgtacagatggggggggggggggagggggcctgCTCTCTATATAACACATGAGCTCGCCCTATGGGGTCTCACCTGTCCTGTAGAGATGGGGGGCGCCTGCTCTCTATATAACACATGAGCTCATCCTATGGGGGTCTTACCTTTCCTgtacagatgggggggggggggggctgctctctATATAACACATGAGCTCGTCCTATGGGGGTCTCACCTGTCCTGTACAGATGGGGGGGGCTGCTCTCTATATAACACATGAGCTCGTCCTATGGGGGTCTCACCTGTCCtgtagagatggggggggggcgcctGCTCTCTATATAACACATGAGCTCATCCTATGGGGGTCTCACCTGTCCTGTAGAGATGGGGGGCGCCTGCTctctatataacacatgagggtcaGCGCCAGGTGCTCCTGGATCTTCTCTATGTCTTGGTGGGCGCAGACCCCCGGACGATCTGGAACATGAAGATATTATACAAGTCATGAACAAAGAGGGTCTGTGTCCCCGGCTGCACCCATGTGACCCCGTGAGCGCATCACATGACCCCGTGACCCTCCACACAAGACGAGCATGTgacagcgggggagggggggctcctCTAAGCACCGGCCCGGAGAATCACACGTCAATCTTATGTGATAGATACATAAGGGGGAGGAGTTACCAGCGGACCGGCCACAAACTTACACTAATTACATGATtcatatacacagtacagcccCCAAGCAGCGCCACAGGAGCCCCTCCCCCCGAGCACAGCCACAGGAGCCCCTCCCCCCGAGCACATGCCACAGGAGCACTGCCCAGGAGCCCCTCCCCCCGAGcacaccccacataacatcccaCCCTGAGCACCGCCCCAGGACCCCAGAGGGAGCTTGTGTACCTGCGGAGAACAGGGAGATGGCCTGCATCAGGGTGTATTCCTCCATGTCCAGGCTCAGCCTCTTCAGCATACAATGGAGGTGAAGCAGCGGCTCCAGGAAAAGCTGATGAAACCCggctgtgggggaggggacacAATTACTGAGAGCATAGCGACACGAGTCCACAGCAGGGGAGCTGCGCACCGGCGACACGCGTCCACAGCAGGGGAGCTGCGCACCGGCGACACGCGTCCACAGCAGGGGAGCTGCGCACCGGCGACACGCGTCCACAGCAGGGGAGCTGCGCACCGGCGACACGCGTCCACAGCAGGGGAGCTGCGCACCGGCGACACACACACACGTCCAGCAGGGGGGAAGCTGCGCACTAGCGACACGTGTCCACAGCAGGGGAGAGCTGCGCACCGGCGACACGCGTCCACAGCAGGGGAGCTGCGCACTCACCCATCGCCAGGTCATTGCTGTCATAGTTGAATTGACCACATGAAAAGGTTCGTGTCTTGTTGTCGAACACAATGTTGAACCTTATGAAGCAGAGCTCCAGGGCGCAGCCCTTCAGCAAAGCGATCTGGTCCTCCATGCACAAGGCCCTAGTAACACAGAGAGTCACATGACTGCACAAACATGGCCGCCTGCTGCTCAATAAGGGGGGTCTGTACCTGAAGAAGGGATAATTTTGGCGAAGTCTATAATCCCCTTGATCATATGGGTGGTCAGGTCGTTTATGTGAGGCATCATCAAGAAGACGGGGGGTTGCTGGTGCGGGGCCACCGGATCCTGGCGCCGTCTGGCAGGCTGAGGACAAGACAGCAGACATCATGTACCCACCAATACATACCCCATCCTAACCCCTACCACCCCCACTAATGAGCCGCAGGGTGGAGGATGGGCCCTTACAGGGggattccaggaatatgaacctggctacaaagaaataaatatgtaaaaagtTATAACACAAAATGGAGATATTTAGTTtgtatactacaactcccatgagcccTCAGCAGGAGGCGTGTCTTCCTGGTCTCCTGTAGAGTTGTAGCTCATCCCCTTATGCTGCTGCCTATGGTCTCTGAGGTGATGATCAGGACAACTAATAAAATAGCTTTTACCTCCCTAACATTGGTGTGCCTGGCAGACATACAGCGCTGAGCACAACACCGCGCCAGAGCCAAGCGCGCACCGCGCCAGAGCCAAGCGCCCACCGCACCCCTGCACAGCGCCAGAGCCTGTACAATGAACTAAATATAAAATGGCGCCGCTAGACAATGTAACGCGCTGTaaactggaaaataaaaaatatggtggagaAAAATAGATCCCAGCACGGCAAGGGTTAAAGATCCTGGAATAAACTGGAGGAGCTCCTCGGGGGTGTGGTCATTGTGCTCAGGGCTGGATTAGAGCCTGGACCTCCCACACCTCTCCGTACCCGGTAGTTCCTGAAGTAGATGAAGTTGCTATCGAATGTTTTCTTCTGCGCCTCCGCGAGCTGCCGCACCATCGCCTCCTGCTCCTCCGTCATCCGGGACGTGGGGGGCGCCGTCCGCACGTGGGGAACTCTCTGCTTCTTCTTGATGAGGGAACGTCGCAGCTCCACGGCCTCGTCAGACATGATCACTGCCGGGGCAAGAAAAGGGAGTGACAATATGGCAGAGCGCCCCCTATCGCACCCCAGCAGAAGGACAACTCACACTCCTTCTTCATCCCGATGTCCAGGCACTTCTTCAGGCGGCAGGCCTGGCAATGGCGGCGGTTACTCTTATTGATGACACAGGAGTTCTGGAAGGGGCAGCTCAGGCGCAGGCTACGCTTCATGGCTCGTCTGGAGGAggggacagtaataaatgtgacacagggagagaggagaggacacatgggggacagtaataaatgtgacaccgggagagaggagaggacacatgggGGACAGTAATAAAATGTGACACCGggagagaggagaggacacatgggggacagtaataaatgtgacaccgggagagaggagaggacacatgggggacagtgataaatgtgacaccgggagagaggagaggacacatgggggacagtaataaatgtgacaccgggagagaggagaggacacatgggggacagtaataaatgtgacaccgggagagaggagaggacacatgggggacagtgataaatgtgacaccgggagagaggagaggacacatggggacagtgataaatgtgacaccgggagagaggagaggacacatgggggacagtaataaatgtgacaccgggagagaggagaggacacatgggggacagtaataaatgtgacaccgggagagaggagaggacacatgggGGACAGTAATAAAATGTGACACCGggagagaggagaggacacatgggggacagtaataaatgtgacaccgggagagaggagaggacacatgggggacagtaataaatgtgacaccgggagagaggagaggacacatgggggacagtgataaatgtgacaccgggagagaggagaggacacatgggggacagtgataaatgtgacaccgggagagaggagaggacacatgggggacagtaataaatgtgacaccgggagagaggagaggacacatgggggacagtaataaatgtgacaccggGAGAGAGGAGAGGACACGAGGGGGGACAGTAATAATGTGACaccgggagagagaggagaggacacatgggggacagtaataaatgtgacaccggGAGAGAGGAGAGGACACGAGGggggacagtaataaatgtgactcagggagagaggagaggacacaCGGGGGGACAGTAATGAATGTGACACAGGGAGAGAGGATAGGACACACGGGGGGACAGTAATGAATGTGACACAGGGAGAGAGGATAGGACACACGGGGGGACAGTAATGAATGTgacacagggagagaggagaggacccacaggggacagtaataaatgtgacacagggAGAGAGGACACACGGGGGGACAGTAATGAATGTGACACAGGGAGAGAGgacacaaggggggggggacagtattaaatgtgacacagggagagaggagaggacacaCGAGGGGGGAcagtaatacatgtgacacaTGAGGAGAAAACACACGagggacagtaataaatgtgacacacggagagaggagaggacacaCGGGGGGACAGTAATGAATGGgacacagggagagaggagaggacacacggggggacagtaatacatgtgacacaGGGAGAGAGACAGCAGTTAGCGCAGGGATTAAgctgtggcacagagcacagcagggtcagGAGACGCTGACCATCTCCTAGAACACAATCCATCATCTGTAACAGGAGGGAACATGGGATAAAAGCTAAACTACACGAGCGCAGCCCAGACCTAAATCACATGGAggttccagcctctagatgtacagagaagaatgggggaacctccggcctctagatgtacagagaagaatgggggaacctccagctctagatgtacagagaagaatggggaacctccggcctctagatgtacagagaagaatgggggaacctccggcctctagatgtacagagaagaatgggggaacctccagcctctagatgtacagagaagaatgggggaacctccagcctctagatgtacagagaagaatgggggaacctccagcctctagatgtacagagaagaatgggaggaacctcctgcctctagatgtacagagaagaatgggggaacctccagcctctagatgtacagagaagaatggggaggaacctccagcctctagatgtacagagaagaatgggggaacctccagcctctagatgtacagagaagaatggggggaacctccagcctctagatgtacagagaagaatggggagacctccagcctctagatgtacagagaagaatgggggagacctccagcctctagatgtacagagaagaatgggggagacctccagcctctagatgtacagagaagaatgggggagacctccagcctctagatgtacagagaagaatgggggagacctccagcctctagatgtacagagaagaatgggggagacctccagcctctagatgtacagagaagaatggggagacctccagcctctagatgtacagagaagaatgggggagacctccagcctctagatgtacagagaagaatgggggagacctccagcctctagatgtacacagaagaatgggggaacctccggcctctagatgtacacagaagaatgggggaacctccggcctctagatgtacacagaagaatgggggaacctccggcctctagatgtacacagaagaatgggggaacctccggcctctagatgtacacagaagaatgggggaacctccggcctctagatgtacacagaagaatgggggaacctccggcctctagatgtacacagaagaatgggggaacctccggcctctagatgtacacagaagaatggggaacctccggcctctagatgtacacagaagaatgggggaacctccggcctctagatgtacacagaagaatgggggaacctccggcctctagatgtacagagaagaatgggggaacctccggcctctagatgtacagagaagaatgggggaacctccggcctctagatgtacagagaagaatgggggaacctccggcctctagatgtacagagaagaatgggggaacctccggcctc
This window contains:
- the NR1I2 gene encoding nuclear receptor subfamily 1 group I member 2, with amino-acid sequence MSKVQEAPAPEEEEEEEEDASPSTGEDDDEDGEPKICRACGDRATGYHFNAMTCEGCKGFFRRAMKRSLRLSCPFQNSCVINKSNRRHCQACRLKKCLDIGMKKELIMSDEAVELRRSLIKKKQRVPHVRTAPPTSRMTEEQEAMVRQLAEAQKKTFDSNFIYFRNYRPARRRQDPVAPHQQPPVFLMMPHINDLTTHMIKGIIDFAKIIPFTRALCMEDQIALLKGCALELCFIRFNIVFDNKTRTFSCGQFNYDSNDLAMAGFHQLFLEPLLHLHCMLKRLSLDMEEYTLMQAISLFSADRPGVCAHQDIEKIQEHLALTLMCYIESRRPPSLQDR